The Candidatus Zixiibacteriota bacterium genome contains a region encoding:
- a CDS encoding dockerin type I domain-containing protein, with protein MKAICGLICGLFILGTSVVNSQELYRGPESVVFDEINNRYFVSNYYNGTIVQIDQNGDHSYFNTSWAHCLGAQIAGNTLYVSVEDWFGNDYLVGLDLTSGAIVMNLAVNTAICLDGITWDGEEFLYVVDVNGRILKVDIAAQTYSTLVGLASLPQDIVYDGANNRLLVARWTTLNSLLAINLSDLSLSSAMADAPGKLDGICMRDDGMVFLSSHEGSGKIYMWNGQYDGGAQLLSWPHSIPAGCCYNSQDDVLAVACQGDNTVVFIPLGDPDGDEILSLWDNCPDDYNPDQSDLDQDGRGNVCDICPGFDDSMDQDDDGVPDGCDNCVDVYNPNQEDSNDNDIGDACDYVCGDANGDRNPDIGDAVFIINHVFKGGPAPDPVVAGDANCDGNTDVGDAVYIINHVFKGGPAPCAGCE; from the coding sequence ATGAAGGCGATTTGTGGTCTGATCTGCGGGCTATTTATACTGGGAACCTCTGTTGTTAACTCGCAAGAGTTGTACAGAGGCCCTGAGAGTGTGGTTTTCGACGAGATCAACAATAGGTACTTTGTATCGAACTATTATAACGGCACCATTGTGCAAATCGACCAGAATGGGGATCATAGCTACTTCAATACTAGCTGGGCTCATTGCCTGGGCGCCCAGATAGCCGGAAATACGCTGTACGTATCGGTTGAAGACTGGTTCGGTAATGACTACCTTGTCGGCCTCGATCTGACCAGTGGTGCGATAGTCATGAACCTTGCTGTAAATACTGCAATATGCCTGGATGGGATTACATGGGACGGTGAGGAATTCCTTTACGTTGTGGACGTAAATGGCAGGATTCTCAAAGTAGATATTGCCGCTCAGACGTACAGCACGTTGGTGGGTTTAGCGTCACTTCCACAGGACATAGTGTATGACGGCGCTAACAACCGGCTGCTGGTCGCGAGATGGACTACCTTGAATTCGCTCTTGGCCATTAATCTCTCCGATCTTTCCCTTTCATCGGCCATGGCTGATGCACCCGGTAAATTGGATGGCATCTGTATGAGGGATGATGGTATGGTCTTCCTTTCCTCACACGAAGGCTCCGGCAAGATCTATATGTGGAACGGCCAGTACGACGGCGGGGCGCAGCTGCTTTCCTGGCCGCATTCTATACCGGCCGGCTGCTGCTATAACTCACAGGATGATGTACTAGCGGTGGCTTGCCAAGGTGATAACACCGTAGTCTTTATCCCGCTTGGTGACCCCGATGGTGATGAGATACTCTCGTTATGGGACAACTGTCCGGATGACTACAATCCCGACCAATCAGATTTAGACCAAGATGGCAGGGGCAACGTATGCGATATCTGCCCCGGTTTTGATGACAGTATGGATCAAGATGACGACGGGGTGCCCGATGGCTGTGATAATTGCGTCGATGTATATAATCCCAATCAAGAAGATTCCAATGATAATGACATTGGCGACGCCTGCGATTACGTTTGCGGCGACGCCAATGGCGACAGGAATCCTGATATTGGCGATGCGGTTTTCATTATCAATCATGTTTTCAAGGGCGGCCCGGCTCCTGACCCTGTTGTCGCTGGTGATGCCAATTGTGACGGCAATACCGATGTCGGCGATGCCGTTTATATCATCAACCATGTATTCAAAGGCGGCCCGGCGCCATGTGCGGGGTGTGAATAA
- a CDS encoding dockerin type I repeat-containing protein, translating into MILFDYDISGIKSRRREMSLKHALCMALTGLVVMAFASTTESTDFMVNEEDYPGAFKQDKSSVAYDGQGNYVVCWRDFRKGLAWVYFQRFDAAGQPLGENKEVAAVNSGTGDPVPVVAMNQSGEFVIVYRQSFSEIHLARYDASGNLLSPALQVSGIGLNIQFCHNFGIAMNDLGHITVIFRAKQSTEDNYQVIGQHIDFSYGPVGQNFVIGEAWEPDYDTPPKVAIGNGDHVFCVWAGNDMGKIHIAFNSGAYPDPLILPETVIDTSYEVPGEYRYDTEDPMLEIHPGGIACLLWSGTYWDEIGYHAYSYRCDTTFIRMIDISGALLVERHGVLENTATTGSGSHSDIAASGSGFSIVGRIWPDKFYLHEFDLDGLAPNPPTTIVPDDSGNYHNNLMIAPISDNSLALTWRSSSGSSAAGDVVTQGFERDGTGLFDLRRVHDDVGAAQNFPVTAFDSSGGFIVLWIDSRESYSGDVWGQRYDADGNPMGVNFKINDDAPGVGGCSQLEVSSNGLDRAVAIWVRNTTAGGRSVVFQVLDGVDFNPTGPNVTVLTHITSFRYYWPDVAVALDRSMVLTWRQQETDSYVTGTYIAAYSADIENVSGIFNINEAAGQEIGMGLDGLLFDYAPRIAMRPDGGFAIAWIEMRDQAWTFWDDYFIVAQFFDSPWSPLGGNVLVSETLNGVVNSGNEEIPPDIAVNEFGEYAIAWTGGSNQDYLGLWTRIFNSTGVPLSPQVQYYDHEDFFHYPSARVAAGPNHEFLGIWYSVGDADEEIYAQRFGSSGDLLDEPMLINSDLSGERQSYPVAATGCSQLVIVWEDYREGYNNPDIFARRTSWGIVNCGDANGDGDVNVGDAVYIINCVFKGGPAPDPIEAGDANCDGDCNIGDAVYLISHAFKGGPAPCADCD; encoded by the coding sequence ATGATCTTGTTTGATTACGATATTTCCGGCATCAAATCGAGGAGGAGAGAAATGTCCCTGAAGCATGCTCTCTGTATGGCTCTAACGGGCCTGGTGGTAATGGCTTTCGCATCGACCACAGAATCCACCGATTTCATGGTTAACGAGGAAGATTATCCTGGCGCTTTCAAGCAGGATAAGTCGTCAGTTGCCTATGACGGCCAGGGGAATTACGTAGTGTGTTGGCGTGATTTTCGTAAAGGTTTGGCATGGGTCTACTTCCAGCGTTTTGACGCTGCCGGTCAACCCCTCGGGGAAAACAAGGAGGTGGCTGCCGTAAACAGCGGTACCGGCGATCCGGTGCCGGTAGTCGCAATGAATCAATCCGGTGAATTTGTGATCGTCTACAGGCAGAGTTTCTCCGAGATTCACCTGGCTCGCTACGATGCAAGCGGCAACCTATTAAGCCCGGCTTTGCAGGTGTCGGGTATTGGGTTAAACATTCAATTCTGCCATAATTTCGGCATCGCCATGAACGACCTGGGGCACATTACTGTAATATTCCGAGCAAAACAATCAACCGAGGATAACTATCAGGTAATCGGTCAGCACATCGACTTCTCATACGGACCGGTCGGTCAGAATTTCGTTATTGGCGAGGCATGGGAACCGGACTATGACACCCCTCCTAAAGTGGCGATTGGCAATGGGGATCATGTTTTCTGCGTATGGGCCGGTAACGACATGGGCAAGATACACATCGCATTCAACTCCGGGGCGTATCCGGATCCCTTAATCCTGCCGGAAACAGTTATCGACACGTCTTATGAAGTACCCGGAGAATACCGCTACGACACAGAGGATCCAATGTTAGAGATACATCCTGGCGGCATTGCCTGTCTTCTATGGTCAGGTACGTACTGGGATGAGATCGGGTATCACGCTTACTCCTATCGCTGTGACACAACATTTATCCGCATGATCGACATATCCGGAGCACTACTTGTGGAACGACATGGGGTGCTGGAGAATACCGCTACGACTGGGTCTGGTTCTCATTCTGATATCGCAGCATCAGGCTCTGGTTTCAGTATTGTCGGACGCATCTGGCCGGATAAGTTCTACCTGCATGAATTCGATCTTGACGGACTGGCTCCGAATCCCCCAACCACCATAGTTCCCGACGATTCGGGCAACTACCACAACAATCTGATGATTGCACCGATATCTGATAACTCCCTGGCACTGACCTGGCGTTCCTCCTCAGGCTCCAGTGCTGCCGGGGATGTAGTTACCCAGGGTTTCGAGCGCGACGGTACCGGCCTTTTCGACCTGCGCCGTGTGCACGATGACGTCGGTGCCGCGCAGAATTTCCCTGTTACAGCCTTTGATTCTTCCGGTGGCTTCATTGTATTGTGGATCGACAGTCGAGAATCTTATTCTGGGGACGTCTGGGGTCAGCGATACGATGCTGATGGCAATCCGATGGGAGTAAACTTCAAGATTAATGATGATGCGCCTGGAGTTGGCGGTTGCAGTCAGTTAGAAGTGTCTTCCAATGGCTTAGATCGAGCAGTCGCAATCTGGGTCAGGAACACCACGGCTGGCGGTCGATCTGTCGTGTTTCAGGTATTGGATGGTGTAGATTTCAATCCAACTGGACCAAATGTAACGGTGCTAACCCACATTACATCCTTCAGGTACTATTGGCCCGACGTCGCGGTGGCGTTAGATCGATCAATGGTGCTCACCTGGCGTCAGCAGGAAACCGACAGCTACGTCACAGGTACCTATATAGCGGCGTATAGTGCAGACATAGAGAACGTCTCAGGAATATTCAATATCAATGAAGCTGCAGGTCAGGAAATCGGCATGGGGCTCGACGGGCTTCTGTTTGACTATGCTCCACGAATAGCAATGCGCCCCGATGGAGGATTCGCGATTGCCTGGATAGAGATGCGGGATCAGGCCTGGACATTCTGGGATGATTATTTCATCGTTGCCCAGTTCTTCGATTCCCCATGGTCTCCGCTGGGAGGTAACGTGCTGGTCAGCGAAACCTTGAATGGCGTAGTGAATAGTGGCAACGAGGAGATCCCCCCTGATATTGCCGTAAATGAGTTCGGAGAGTATGCTATCGCCTGGACCGGTGGTAGCAATCAGGACTACCTCGGCCTCTGGACGCGCATTTTTAATAGCACCGGTGTACCTCTGAGTCCCCAGGTCCAGTATTATGATCATGAGGATTTCTTCCATTATCCGAGTGCCCGAGTTGCGGCAGGTCCCAACCACGAGTTCCTTGGGATTTGGTATAGTGTTGGAGATGCCGACGAAGAAATCTATGCGCAGAGATTCGGTTCCTCCGGCGATCTTCTGGATGAACCAATGTTGATCAACAGCGATCTTAGTGGTGAGCGACAGAGCTACCCGGTTGCAGCCACGGGATGCAGCCAGTTGGTCATTGTCTGGGAAGACTATCGCGAAGGCTACAACAACCCGGACATCTTTGCTCGACGCACCTCCTGGGGAATTGTTAATTGCGGCGATGCCAATGGTGACGGAGATGTAAACGTCGGCGACGCGGTATATATAATCAACTGCGTTTTCAAAGGCGGTCCGGCCCCTGACCCAATTGAAGCGGGTGATGCCAATTGCGATGGGGACTGCAACATTGGGGATGCCGTATACCTAATAAGTCACGCCTTTAAAGGCGGTCCGGCACCATGTGCTGATTGCGATTAG
- the panD gene encoding aspartate 1-decarboxylase yields the protein MMITVCRAKIHRATVTDANPDYQGSITIDKDLIDAAGLFVYEKVQVVNINNGERFETFVIEGKPGSGEICLNGAAARLGLPGDKVIIISYAQLHTDEIADFKPNIVQVDENNKIIEA from the coding sequence ATGATGATAACAGTTTGCCGGGCCAAAATACACAGGGCGACGGTCACCGACGCCAATCCGGATTATCAGGGCTCGATTACGATAGATAAAGATTTAATTGACGCCGCCGGATTATTTGTTTATGAAAAGGTGCAGGTCGTAAATATCAATAACGGCGAACGGTTTGAGACCTTTGTCATCGAGGGCAAGCCGGGCAGCGGAGAGATTTGCTTAAATGGCGCCGCCGCGAGATTGGGATTGCCGGGAGACAAAGTAATAATTATTTCTTACGCTCAATTGCACACTGACGAAATAGCCGATTTTAAGCCAAATATCGTACAGGTTGACGAAAACAATAAAATAATAGAAGCATAA
- a CDS encoding NTP transferase domain-containing protein — protein sequence MKNAAIILAAGKGKRMKSDLPKVLHEIMGRPMVEHLIDTLLSLSMDKIVVVVGYKADLVKEKLSDYSNKVEFTLQSEQLGTGHAVLVTEEHFRDFEGNILVVAGDVPFLSAKTLLHLIAIHTDEKVAATVLSSSPPDPSGYGRIVRTKDTNIVEYIVEHKDANDDELTIGEINTGTFCFDSKYLFDSLKEIRADNSQNEYYLTNIMEILRRRGLKAAIYMTDDPYEALGVNSVEQMADLETRFGEKGRNL from the coding sequence ATGAAAAACGCCGCCATAATATTGGCTGCCGGAAAAGGCAAACGAATGAAATCGGACCTGCCCAAGGTCTTACACGAAATCATGGGCCGGCCAATGGTTGAGCATCTCATCGACACCCTGTTATCTCTAAGTATGGATAAAATCGTTGTCGTCGTAGGGTACAAAGCTGATTTGGTTAAAGAAAAACTGTCAGATTATTCTAATAAAGTGGAATTTACTCTTCAATCGGAACAACTGGGCACCGGACACGCCGTTTTGGTCACGGAAGAGCATTTCCGGGATTTTGAGGGAAATATATTGGTGGTTGCCGGAGATGTTCCGTTTTTGTCGGCTAAAACACTGCTCCATTTAATCGCCATTCATACCGATGAAAAGGTGGCCGCGACGGTGCTTTCCTCATCCCCGCCGGATCCCTCTGGTTATGGCCGCATTGTACGAACCAAAGACACCAACATTGTCGAATATATTGTCGAACATAAGGACGCGAATGACGACGAATTGACAATCGGCGAGATTAACACCGGAACATTTTGTTTCGACAGTAAATATTTATTCGATAGTCTGAAAGAAATCAGAGCCGACAATAGCCAAAACGAGTACTACCTGACCAATATTATGGAGATTTTACGGCGCAGGGGACTCAAGGCGGCGATATATATGACCGATGACCCGTATGAGGCATTGGGAGTCAATTCGGTCGAGCAAATGGCCGATTTGGAGACCCGCTTTGGCGAAAAAGGTCGAAATTTATAA
- a CDS encoding LytR C-terminal domain-containing protein, with protein MARKSKKSKGGSAYRIKRAKNKKPIRFLELSIVFLLVVVGTYAASFMVQISDGYSRENPPTEYYINLQVLNGCGEKGIANKLANRIEVSVEKPLAVRVIDTDNFDNFGVEKTFVISRKSDLEAANLLAEQLNIGPAVTYREIEDNYLDIGATLILGADYRDVFGLDEKSRKAR; from the coding sequence ATGGCAAGAAAATCAAAAAAATCAAAGGGTGGTTCGGCTTATCGCATAAAGCGGGCCAAAAATAAAAAACCGATTCGGTTTTTGGAACTAAGCATTGTTTTCCTTTTGGTCGTCGTTGGCACCTACGCAGCTTCATTTATGGTCCAGATTTCCGATGGCTATTCCAGGGAAAATCCGCCGACGGAATACTATATTAACCTGCAGGTTCTCAACGGCTGCGGTGAAAAAGGAATCGCCAACAAATTGGCTAATAGGATTGAGGTTTCGGTCGAGAAACCTCTGGCGGTGCGGGTTATCGACACTGATAATTTTGATAATTTTGGCGTCGAAAAGACATTTGTAATATCTCGAAAGAGTGATCTCGAGGCGGCCAATCTGCTGGCGGAGCAGCTGAATATTGGCCCGGCGGTTACTTATCGGGAAATTGAAGATAATTATCTTGACATCGGGGCAACTCTGATTCTCGGAGCTGACTATCGGGACGTATTCGGGCTGGATGAAAAGAGCCGGAAAGCTCGATAA
- the rsfS gene encoding ribosome silencing factor: MTSLNLARAAGKLALSKKAFDVKILKLKKLSTVCDYFVICSGTVDVHVKAIANAVERGLRDRGIRVSHREGTEGANWIILDYFDVLVHVFKDDTRLFYALEKLWGDAPVETLE, translated from the coding sequence TTGACATCTCTTAATCTCGCACGGGCCGCTGGAAAACTGGCGCTATCCAAAAAGGCCTTTGATGTAAAAATATTAAAACTGAAAAAGCTGTCTACCGTATGTGACTATTTTGTGATCTGTTCCGGAACAGTTGATGTGCACGTGAAAGCCATCGCTAACGCAGTTGAGCGCGGACTTCGCGATAGGGGCATTCGCGTTTCGCATCGGGAGGGAACCGAAGGGGCTAATTGGATTATTTTGGATTATTTTGACGTTCTGGTGCATGTCTTCAAGGACGATACGCGGCTATTCTACGCGCTGGAAAAATTATGGGGCGACGCTCCGGTAGAAACTTTGGAATAA
- the rho gene encoding transcription termination factor Rho, with the protein MDITELKTKTIAELLKIAEELDIPGVSGLRKSELIYKILESQSTQDGMIFAEGVLEILDEGYGFLRSSDYNYQPGPDDIYVSPSQIKRFDLRTGDTLSGQVRPPKESERYFALLKIEAINTESPEVSKHKTLFDNLTPLYPDNPFNMETSAEEVTTRIIDLMCPIGKGQRGLITSPPKAGKTIILQKIANSITTNHPEVKLIVLLIDERPEEVTDMKRSVDGEVVSSTFDEPADRHVQVANMVLEKAKRLVEHKNDVVILLDSITRLARAHNAVVPHSGKILSGGVDSNALHKPKRFFGAARNIEEGGSLTIIATALIETGSRMDEVIFEEFKGTGNMELVLDRRISDRRIFPAMDINRSSTRKEELLQSSEILNKIWILRKFLAEMNPIEAVEFLLDRIKKTKNNKKFLDSMKN; encoded by the coding sequence ATGGATATTACTGAACTAAAAACAAAAACTATTGCCGAGCTTTTGAAAATCGCGGAGGAATTGGACATTCCCGGGGTCTCAGGGCTGAGAAAATCGGAACTTATCTATAAAATCCTCGAATCTCAATCGACTCAGGACGGAATGATTTTCGCCGAAGGCGTCCTCGAAATCCTGGATGAAGGTTATGGGTTTCTCCGTTCATCCGACTACAATTACCAGCCGGGACCAGACGACATCTACGTTTCGCCTTCACAGATCAAGCGCTTTGATTTGCGCACCGGGGATACTTTGTCCGGACAGGTACGTCCCCCAAAAGAATCCGAGAGATATTTCGCGTTATTGAAAATCGAAGCGATTAACACCGAGTCGCCGGAAGTTTCCAAACATAAAACTCTTTTTGACAACCTGACTCCGCTCTATCCCGATAATCCGTTCAACATGGAAACCAGCGCCGAAGAGGTAACGACGCGGATTATTGATTTAATGTGTCCCATCGGAAAAGGTCAGCGAGGTTTGATTACTTCTCCTCCAAAGGCCGGTAAGACAATCATTTTGCAGAAAATAGCGAATTCCATCACGACCAATCATCCCGAAGTGAAATTGATCGTCCTGCTTATCGATGAGCGTCCTGAAGAAGTAACCGATATGAAACGCTCGGTTGACGGTGAGGTTGTTTCTTCAACATTTGACGAACCGGCCGACCGCCATGTCCAGGTGGCTAATATGGTACTTGAAAAAGCCAAGCGGTTGGTTGAACATAAAAACGACGTCGTTATCCTGCTCGATTCGATAACTCGTTTGGCGAGAGCTCACAATGCCGTCGTGCCTCATTCCGGTAAAATTCTCTCAGGCGGCGTCGATTCTAATGCTTTACATAAACCCAAACGATTCTTCGGCGCCGCTCGAAATATCGAAGAAGGCGGTTCCCTGACGATTATCGCCACGGCTCTGATTGAAACCGGATCGCGCATGGACGAGGTCATCTTCGAGGAATTTAAGGGCACCGGCAACATGGAATTGGTTCTCGACCGTCGTATCTCAGATAGACGCATATTCCCCGCTATGGATATCAATCGCAGTTCCACCCGAAAAGAGGAATTGTTGCAGAGCTCGGAAATTCTCAACAAAATCTGGATATTGCGCAAATTCCTTGCGGAAATGAATCCCATTGAGGCGGTGGAATTTTTGCTTGATCGCATCAAAAAGACCAAGAACAATAAGAAATTCCTTGATTCAATGAAAAACTAA
- the hgcB gene encoding mercury methylation ferredoxin HgcB encodes MQALKYLPEVVTLELDRSKCEGCQTCVIVCPHAVFGIENKRAVILHRDLCMECGACALNCQSEAISVRSGVGCAAGILNGILRGTESSCECSPDS; translated from the coding sequence ATGCAGGCTTTGAAATATTTACCCGAAGTTGTGACGCTTGAGCTTGATAGATCCAAATGCGAGGGATGTCAAACGTGCGTCATCGTTTGTCCTCATGCGGTTTTTGGAATTGAAAATAAACGGGCGGTAATTCTGCATCGTGATTTATGTATGGAATGCGGGGCTTGCGCCTTGAATTGCCAGTCCGAGGCAATTTCGGTCAGGAGCGGAGTCGGTTGCGCGGCTGGCATATTAAACGGTATCCTGAGAGGTACCGAATCGTCGTGTGAATGCTCTCCCGATTCGTGA
- the hgcA gene encoding mercury methylation corrinoid protein HgcA codes for MSELSQNNKQCCCQSESPNTGFELIADNKQWIDKYISTPIGKIPRIKTVITLSDKIENWKRRWGIGRVTHIIPPGLYAVGAPTDKSPVFVSANYKMSFDCLRSDLDGLDGWILVLDTKGINVWCAAGKGTFGTDELVNRIKVSGLEQVVSHRKLIVPQLGATGVSAFRVKEMSGFRVVYGPVRSADIKRFLENRMRATPEMRRVTFNIGERVVLIPMEFASYLKKLLFVLAIMFILSGLGRDGYSIERLSANGTQNVLLFVTAYLIAVIGVPVFLPLLPGRSFSVKGIWAGLLSIATAGLVFNFYPQLTPGLIASVSWIFIIIAVSSFIGMNFTGASTYTSLSGVLKEMKYAVPCQISIAILGAVLWIVGLFI; via the coding sequence ATGAGCGAACTTTCGCAAAATAACAAACAATGTTGCTGTCAATCCGAAAGTCCGAATACCGGTTTTGAGTTAATAGCGGATAATAAACAATGGATCGACAAATATATTTCAACACCGATTGGAAAAATCCCGAGAATTAAAACAGTAATAACTCTCTCCGATAAAATTGAAAATTGGAAGCGACGCTGGGGAATCGGAAGGGTGACGCATATTATTCCCCCCGGATTGTATGCCGTGGGAGCGCCGACCGATAAATCGCCGGTATTTGTTTCGGCCAACTATAAAATGAGTTTCGATTGCCTGCGCTCTGACCTTGACGGTTTGGATGGCTGGATACTGGTTCTGGATACGAAAGGTATCAATGTCTGGTGCGCGGCCGGGAAGGGTACTTTTGGTACCGACGAATTAGTAAACAGAATAAAAGTATCCGGTCTTGAACAGGTCGTTTCGCACCGCAAGCTAATCGTTCCGCAATTGGGGGCGACCGGAGTCAGCGCTTTTCGAGTCAAAGAGATGAGCGGTTTTCGAGTTGTCTATGGACCTGTGCGATCCGCTGATATTAAGCGATTTTTGGAGAATCGCATGAGAGCGACGCCTGAAATGCGCAGGGTTACTTTTAATATTGGTGAACGTGTTGTTTTGATACCGATGGAATTTGCCAGCTATCTAAAAAAGCTCCTATTCGTACTCGCGATTATGTTTATCTTAAGCGGTTTGGGACGTGATGGATATTCTATCGAACGATTATCAGCCAACGGAACGCAAAATGTTTTATTGTTCGTTACGGCATATCTGATCGCGGTTATTGGCGTTCCCGTCTTTTTACCCTTATTGCCGGGACGTTCGTTTTCAGTGAAGGGCATCTGGGCAGGATTATTGAGCATTGCCACGGCGGGATTGGTTTTTAATTTCTATCCGCAACTAACTCCCGGACTAATCGCATCTGTATCCTGGATATTTATTATTATAGCCGTTTCCAGTTTTATCGGCATGAATTTTACGGGAGCGTCAACTTATACATCGCTTTCCGGGGTATTAAAAGAAATGAAGTACGCGGTACCGTGTCAAATCTCGATTGCCATATTGGGAGCGGTATTATGGATCGTCGGATTGTTTATATGA
- a CDS encoding cytochrome c biogenesis protein CcdA produces the protein MIETLRQIVDSPEYGWIILPASLVLGLAASVSSCCTLPVLGAIAGYSGTRDQIDKKTIAVTGLFFMIGTMLALGLLGAATGFISQLAGSALGKYWKVFAGLIIVVLGAASLDLIPWKIPGIVSNYKPTVPDSIKGAAVFGLVVGGGTSACTVGCNPALAGAIGMAVLRGHTLWGIIILAFFAIGYSFPVAAVLTGLSYGKAAIFRSERAAKIIRYTAGCILLIAGFYLLIF, from the coding sequence ATGATTGAAACATTGCGACAAATAGTGGATAGCCCCGAATACGGCTGGATTATATTGCCAGCCTCACTGGTGCTGGGTTTGGCGGCTTCGGTCAGTTCATGCTGTACTTTGCCGGTTCTGGGGGCAATAGCCGGTTACAGCGGAACACGGGATCAGATAGATAAGAAAACGATTGCAGTAACGGGTTTATTTTTTATGATCGGGACAATGCTGGCTTTGGGATTACTTGGAGCCGCGACAGGATTTATCAGTCAATTGGCCGGGAGCGCTCTGGGGAAATACTGGAAGGTTTTTGCGGGATTGATAATAGTTGTACTGGGAGCCGCCTCTCTTGATTTGATACCGTGGAAAATTCCGGGAATAGTATCAAATTATAAGCCGACGGTGCCCGATTCAATCAAGGGAGCCGCCGTTTTTGGTCTTGTAGTCGGGGGAGGAACTTCGGCCTGTACGGTTGGCTGTAATCCGGCATTGGCGGGCGCGATTGGCATGGCGGTACTCCGAGGTCACACTCTTTGGGGAATAATTATTTTGGCCTTTTTTGCGATAGGTTATTCCTTTCCGGTCGCCGCTGTCTTAACCGGTTTGTCTTATGGTAAGGCTGCTATTTTTAGATCGGAACGAGCGGCGAAGATAATACGTTATACAGCGGGATGTATTCTCCTTATCGCAGGATTTTATTTATTGATTTTTTAA
- a CDS encoding metalloregulator ArsR/SmtB family transcription factor, with translation MSNSRIIDNERYARFFKALSNPNRFQLFLTLVSCCGTDSKWELEDSDENCVGQLGSQLNLAPSTISHHIKELNQAGLIQLERSGQKTRCWISKDVVTELSQFFKSCCCGNLHDVFNPSG, from the coding sequence ATGTCGAATAGTCGAATTATAGATAACGAAAGATACGCCCGATTTTTTAAGGCGTTATCAAATCCGAATCGGTTTCAGCTGTTTCTGACTTTGGTTTCCTGCTGTGGCACAGATAGCAAGTGGGAGTTGGAAGATTCCGATGAAAATTGCGTCGGCCAACTGGGTAGCCAATTAAATCTGGCGCCGTCGACCATTTCGCATCATATAAAGGAACTCAACCAGGCCGGTTTGATACAACTGGAAAGGTCGGGTCAAAAAACCAGATGCTGGATTTCCAAAGATGTCGTTACCGAGCTGTCTCAGTTTTTTAAGAGCTGTTGCTGCGGTAATTTGCATGACGTTTTTAACCCTTCAGGATAA